From Chryseobacterium sp. H1D6B, a single genomic window includes:
- a CDS encoding ATP-dependent Clp protease adaptor ClpS — MVFYNNIRDYEDPKRKYEEEVLVLDETDEVYKLILHNDDIHTFDYVIDALIEICKHTMEQAEQCTMLVHYKGKCTVKTGSMDLLKPMHEKLISRSLTSEIV; from the coding sequence ATGGTTTTCTATAATAACATAAGAGATTATGAGGATCCAAAACGGAAATACGAAGAAGAAGTTCTTGTTTTGGATGAAACAGATGAAGTTTATAAATTAATTTTACATAATGATGATATTCATACTTTTGATTATGTAATTGATGCTTTAATAGAGATTTGTAAACATACAATGGAACAGGCAGAGCAATGCACCATGCTCGTTCATTATAAAGGTAAATGCACTGTAAAAACAGGCTCAATGGATCTGTTGAAGCCTATGCATGAAAAACTCATTTCAAGAAGTTTAACAAGCGAAATAGTATAA
- a CDS encoding choice-of-anchor J domain-containing protein: protein MRKKLFLSTMLGAVLQVNAQTTIFNETFEAGSSTANTWTVQDLDGDGNNWILDDQINTSTDPMGFSGNVFTSVSFFSTPDNLLSSPAVNLPAGGGLSLSFQVGVFSSLNPAEHYAVYVLPVNAVFTGSETPVFEETFTVGEAGTAVTRTVDISAFSGQDIKVYFRHYNTNSQFIIILDNVKVTQNTLGTLEAGSAAAGIYPNPASDYIYLNTHDAIKKAEIFDMAGRKVNVNVNGRQINIQHLQPGIYLIHITAGNKTYSQKFIKK from the coding sequence ATGAGAAAAAAATTATTTTTGAGCACGATGCTGGGTGCTGTACTGCAGGTGAATGCGCAGACTACTATTTTTAATGAAACCTTTGAAGCAGGTTCATCCACAGCGAATACTTGGACAGTTCAAGATCTGGACGGAGATGGGAATAACTGGATTTTAGATGATCAGATTAACACTTCAACAGATCCGATGGGATTTTCAGGGAATGTATTTACTTCAGTTTCATTTTTCAGTACGCCGGATAACCTGCTGTCTTCTCCTGCAGTGAATCTGCCGGCTGGAGGAGGTTTGTCGTTATCTTTTCAGGTGGGAGTATTTTCTTCCCTTAATCCTGCGGAGCATTATGCGGTTTATGTTTTACCTGTTAATGCTGTTTTTACTGGCAGTGAAACTCCTGTTTTTGAAGAAACTTTTACTGTAGGCGAAGCTGGGACAGCTGTTACAAGAACGGTTGATATTTCTGCTTTTTCAGGGCAGGATATTAAGGTTTATTTTAGACATTATAATACAAACTCTCAATTTATAATTATTTTGGATAATGTAAAAGTTACACAGAATACTTTAGGAACCTTGGAAGCGGGTAGTGCTGCAGCAGGGATTTATCCTAATCCGGCTTCCGATTATATTTATCTAAATACCCATGATGCAATAAAAAAAGCAGAAATATTTGATATGGCGGGGAGAAAAGTTAATGTCAACGTCAACGGCCGTCAAATTAATATACAGCACCTTCAGCCGGGAATTTATTTGATTCATATTACAGCCGGAAATAAAACTTACTCACAGAAATTTATTAAAAAATAA
- a CDS encoding class I SAM-dependent methyltransferase has translation MNQNILNQQVQEFISVNLQSDLHSLLLKKSPFEDVSMPEIVQQIKGRQVAQKKFPFLLKDGIIFPPQLNLEQTSSEKTAVYKSKILSGKKLIDLTSGFGIDAYHLSQNFDDIILIEQNNELLEIVQHNWNILDKKARFINKKLEDFLSENQEKFDVIYLDPARRDQNKNKVFLLEDLSPNILEIQDQLLSISETVVIKLSPLIDLKYLISAVSNISRIDIIALKNEVKELVLFLSNKNSGNIICNCVNLESEENMLTFTFGEEENAQAAYSEPEKFIYIPNNSILKAGIFNLISEKFNVKKLHPNTHLYTSSERIDDFPGRVIEIEVVDNKNIKKKEQFNIISKNYPLKPEEIKKKYQLKDGGEKYLIFTQSKKGKIILKSI, from the coding sequence TTGAACCAAAATATTTTAAATCAGCAAGTTCAGGAATTTATCTCGGTTAATCTTCAGTCAGATTTACATTCGCTGTTGTTGAAAAAATCTCCTTTTGAAGACGTGTCTATGCCGGAAATTGTCCAGCAGATAAAAGGTAGGCAGGTGGCACAGAAAAAATTTCCATTTTTATTAAAAGACGGTATAATCTTTCCTCCGCAGCTCAATTTAGAACAGACCTCTTCAGAGAAAACAGCGGTTTACAAATCAAAAATTCTTAGCGGTAAAAAGTTGATAGACCTTACCAGCGGTTTCGGCATTGATGCTTATCATTTATCTCAAAATTTTGACGATATTATTTTAATAGAGCAGAATAATGAGCTTTTAGAGATCGTACAGCATAACTGGAATATTTTAGACAAAAAAGCACGTTTTATCAATAAAAAACTTGAAGACTTTCTCAGTGAAAATCAAGAAAAATTTGATGTTATTTATTTAGATCCGGCAAGAAGAGACCAGAATAAAAATAAAGTTTTCCTTTTAGAAGATCTGTCTCCTAATATTCTGGAGATTCAGGATCAGCTGCTTTCAATTTCTGAAACTGTAGTTATAAAACTGTCTCCTTTAATTGATCTGAAATATCTAATTTCTGCAGTATCCAATATTTCAAGAATTGATATTATAGCTTTGAAAAATGAGGTTAAAGAACTTGTTTTGTTCTTGTCAAATAAAAACTCAGGGAATATTATCTGCAATTGTGTGAACTTAGAAAGTGAAGAAAATATGCTAACATTTACCTTTGGGGAAGAGGAAAATGCCCAAGCTGCATATTCTGAACCTGAAAAATTTATTTATATTCCAAATAATTCAATTTTAAAAGCAGGAATTTTTAATTTGATCTCCGAGAAATTTAACGTGAAAAAACTGCATCCCAATACGCATCTTTATACTTCTTCTGAAAGAATTGATGACTTTCCAGGAAGGGTAATTGAGATTGAAGTAGTTGATAATAAGAATATTAAAAAGAAAGAGCAGTTTAATATTATCTCAAAAAATTATCCTCTAAAGCCTGAAGAAATTAAGAAGAAATACCAACTGAAAGACGGAGGAGAAAAATATCTTATTTTTACACAATCCAAAAAAGGTAAAATAATTTTAAAATCAATATAA
- a CDS encoding T9SS type A sorting domain-containing protein, whose amino-acid sequence MKKFFLAVFLCLSFLGYSQGENDNWYFGSKIGFNFSGNTPQFMSNSPMISMFSSGTVSDSNGKLLFYTNGQQVWNRNHEVMLNGDIDQEGVQTAIVKNPANPNLYYIFSSGKWFNGGYAARYTVVNMALGNMGSNGLPLGDVEQNLKNIPIFDESGNEFTEGKGVTIVPHGDHNSFWVLITTGAKVYSYRLSSSGLSSVPVVNDLNTTVAYAGYYGVGIKASPKVNACNFSHFLSITYPISSAGETNGLVCSFNNLSGLITSDYNLSVAGMAYAEFNQYANVLYIAKYQQGVTLNTNTMLYAVDVLNSTNSNVIHTPLDTGLPDMYGYGIPITLQRNTKGEIYFYLPYYNLEHSLGKIMNPDVYGSSSVNLNGLLLTGLVDPAIYVGSANNLPQLVPKLYEGGNNACLASINLSTPENNTNYTYQASNSITTQLNYTISPGKDITMKAGNNVTLLPGTFVSNGSKYFATIENCNCSGGEIEAKKQNLTDKMFLDLRNLPADKKNVAAKNGIIKNVKIYPNPVSDILNITSDSAIKDVSVVDVSGKKLNVKLDGNKIEVRSLPSGTYLINIENNEGRTTHKFIKK is encoded by the coding sequence ATGAAAAAGTTTTTTTTAGCAGTATTTTTGTGTCTGTCCTTTCTCGGATATTCTCAGGGGGAGAATGATAATTGGTATTTTGGTAGTAAAATAGGGTTCAACTTTTCAGGAAATACTCCTCAGTTTATGTCCAATAGTCCAATGATTTCAATGTTTTCTTCAGGAACAGTAAGTGACAGTAATGGAAAACTTTTATTCTATACGAACGGCCAGCAGGTATGGAATAGAAATCATGAGGTTATGCTGAACGGCGACATAGACCAGGAGGGCGTACAGACTGCCATTGTAAAAAATCCTGCAAATCCAAACCTGTATTACATTTTCAGCTCAGGTAAATGGTTTAATGGAGGATATGCTGCCCGTTATACAGTAGTTAATATGGCTTTAGGAAATATGGGATCAAATGGACTGCCTTTAGGAGATGTAGAACAAAATTTAAAGAATATTCCAATTTTTGATGAATCAGGTAATGAATTTACAGAAGGCAAGGGAGTAACTATTGTTCCGCATGGTGATCATAATTCTTTTTGGGTCTTAATAACAACGGGTGCAAAGGTGTATTCATATCGTTTGAGCAGTTCAGGGCTGAGTAGTGTACCAGTTGTAAATGATCTTAATACTACAGTAGCCTACGCTGGTTACTATGGAGTAGGAATAAAGGCTTCACCTAAAGTAAACGCCTGTAATTTCTCACATTTTTTAAGTATCACTTATCCGATTTCTTCTGCGGGAGAGACCAATGGCTTAGTATGTTCTTTTAATAATCTTTCGGGATTAATTACATCAGACTACAATTTATCAGTTGCCGGTATGGCATATGCAGAGTTTAACCAATATGCAAATGTGTTATATATTGCCAAGTATCAGCAAGGGGTTACTCTTAATACTAATACGATGCTTTATGCAGTAGATGTATTAAACTCAACAAACAGTAATGTTATCCATACACCATTAGATACCGGACTGCCTGATATGTATGGCTATGGAATACCAATTACTTTACAAAGAAATACCAAAGGAGAGATCTATTTCTATTTACCCTATTATAATCTAGAGCACAGTTTAGGAAAAATAATGAATCCTGATGTGTATGGTTCAAGTTCTGTCAATCTTAACGGACTGCTTTTGACGGGCTTAGTGGATCCTGCAATATATGTAGGTTCTGCCAATAATCTTCCCCAATTAGTACCCAAACTTTATGAAGGAGGAAATAATGCGTGTCTCGCTTCAATTAACTTATCAACGCCGGAAAATAATACTAATTATACTTATCAGGCCAGTAATTCGATTACAACCCAACTTAATTATACAATAAGCCCCGGAAAGGATATCACAATGAAAGCAGGAAACAATGTTACGCTTCTGCCGGGAACCTTTGTTTCTAATGGATCAAAATATTTTGCAACAATAGAAAACTGCAATTGCTCAGGTGGAGAGATCGAAGCTAAAAAACAAAATCTAACCGATAAAATGTTTCTAGATTTGAGAAACCTGCCAGCCGATAAAAAGAATGTGGCAGCTAAAAACGGAATTATTAAAAATGTGAAAATATATCCAAATCCGGTTTCAGATATCTTGAATATCACTTCAGATTCAGCTATTAAGGATGTTTCCGTTGTAGATGTTTCCGGCAAAAAATTAAATGTTAAGTTAGACGGTAATAAAATAGAGGTAAGAAGTCTTCCTTCGGGCACCTATTTGATTAATATTGAAAATAATGAAGGGAGAACTACCCATAAATTCATTAAAAAATAG
- a CDS encoding septum formation initiator family protein has product MAEKELIKKITPKSETLKVLQKYILNKYFITICMFLVWMVFFDKTSFLVINELNGEISKYQDQLQYYKTEYQKNDDFYKKLMNDKSEKEKYARENYFMKKPNEEIFILVVDSTNIAKKK; this is encoded by the coding sequence ATGGCAGAAAAAGAATTAATAAAAAAAATTACACCCAAATCAGAAACGCTGAAAGTTCTTCAAAAATATATTTTGAATAAATACTTTATCACCATATGTATGTTTCTGGTATGGATGGTTTTCTTTGATAAAACCTCGTTTTTGGTTATTAATGAACTCAACGGAGAGATCAGCAAATACCAAGACCAGCTGCAGTATTATAAAACTGAATATCAGAAGAATGATGATTTCTATAAAAAACTGATGAACGATAAATCAGAAAAAGAAAAATACGCCAGAGAAAATTACTTTATGAAAAAGCCAAATGAAGAAATCTTTATTCTGGTTGTAGACAGCACAAATATTGCGAAAAAGAAATAA
- a CDS encoding DinB family protein — MKEKLIDLFEYTHYYNQKMIDHIAENILQADEKTISLINHTINAHQIWNSRISGEKPFEVWQINPFENLKEINSYNHQKTIKIIQDSDLDTKLEYQNSKGTKFGNTIFEMLFHAVNHSTYHRGQINSLLKQNGIEPLLTDYIFYKR; from the coding sequence ATGAAAGAAAAACTGATTGATTTATTTGAATACACTCACTATTACAATCAAAAAATGATTGATCATATAGCAGAGAATATCTTACAAGCAGATGAGAAAACGATCAGTCTGATTAATCATACCATCAATGCACATCAGATCTGGAACTCAAGAATTTCGGGAGAAAAACCTTTTGAAGTATGGCAGATCAATCCTTTTGAAAATTTAAAAGAAATTAACAGTTACAATCATCAAAAAACGATTAAAATTATTCAGGACTCTGATCTCGATACAAAGCTTGAGTATCAAAACTCTAAGGGAACAAAGTTTGGAAATACTATTTTTGAAATGCTTTTTCACGCCGTTAACCATTCTACTTATCACAGAGGCCAGATAAATTCTTTATTAAAACAGAATGGTATTGAACCATTATTAACGGATTATATTTTTTATAAAAGATAA
- a CDS encoding dipeptidase, translated as MQETLKYISENKLRFVDELFELLRIPSISADPAYKDDVLKCADVCAEYLKNAGADNVEICKTNGYPIVFGEKILDKSLPTVLVYGHYDVQPADPLELWTKPPFEPYIEKTELHPEGAVFARGSADDKGQFFMHLKAFEAMMKTNTLPCNVKFILEGEEEVGSVSLGDFVNENKEKLACDCILISDTHIYSNEQPTVTTGLRGLSYVEVEVEGPNRDLHSGLYGGAVPNPIHVLSRMIAKLIDDDGRITIDGFYDNVDIVSDEERAEMNKLKDNPEEFKRSIGLNGVEGEKGYTTLERTSIRPTLDCNGIWGGYTGEGAKTVIPSKASAKISMRLVPYQTPEEITEKFTAYFKKIAPDNVKVKITPHHGGMPYVLPTDTKEFAAAKNAMETAFGKEVLPYRGGGSIPITAMFEQVLGAKSVLMGFGLDSDAIHSPNEHYGLFNFYKGIESIPLFFENYSK; from the coding sequence ATGCAAGAGACATTAAAATACATCAGCGAAAATAAATTACGTTTCGTGGATGAATTATTTGAGTTATTGAGAATTCCTTCTATTTCTGCTGATCCTGCGTATAAAGATGACGTATTAAAGTGTGCAGATGTATGCGCAGAATATCTAAAAAATGCAGGAGCCGATAATGTAGAGATATGTAAAACTAACGGTTATCCAATTGTTTTTGGAGAGAAAATTTTAGATAAAAGTTTACCCACGGTGCTTGTATACGGGCATTATGATGTGCAGCCGGCAGATCCTTTGGAATTATGGACTAAACCGCCTTTCGAACCTTATATTGAAAAAACAGAACTTCACCCTGAAGGAGCGGTCTTCGCAAGAGGCTCAGCAGATGACAAAGGGCAGTTCTTTATGCATTTGAAAGCATTTGAAGCGATGATGAAGACGAATACCCTTCCTTGTAATGTTAAATTTATTTTAGAAGGAGAGGAAGAAGTAGGTTCAGTAAGTTTAGGAGATTTCGTTAATGAAAATAAAGAAAAACTTGCCTGCGACTGTATCCTGATTTCAGATACTCATATCTACAGCAACGAACAGCCTACCGTAACAACAGGGTTGAGAGGGTTGAGTTATGTAGAAGTGGAAGTAGAAGGACCAAACAGAGATTTACACTCTGGGTTGTATGGAGGAGCAGTTCCAAACCCTATCCATGTATTGTCTAGAATGATCGCTAAATTAATCGATGATGACGGACGTATTACCATCGATGGGTTCTACGATAATGTAGACATCGTTTCAGACGAAGAAAGAGCTGAAATGAATAAATTAAAAGATAATCCTGAAGAATTTAAAAGATCGATCGGGTTGAACGGTGTAGAAGGTGAAAAAGGATATACAACTTTAGAAAGAACTTCTATCCGTCCTACTTTAGACTGCAACGGAATTTGGGGAGGCTATACTGGAGAAGGAGCAAAAACTGTAATCCCTTCAAAAGCTTCTGCTAAAATTTCTATGCGTTTAGTGCCTTATCAGACTCCAGAGGAAATTACTGAGAAGTTTACAGCATATTTTAAGAAAATAGCTCCGGATAACGTAAAAGTTAAAATTACCCCTCATCATGGAGGAATGCCTTACGTGCTTCCTACAGATACTAAAGAGTTTGCCGCCGCAAAAAATGCAATGGAAACTGCCTTCGGAAAAGAAGTGCTGCCTTACAGAGGAGGAGGGAGTATTCCTATTACAGCGATGTTTGAGCAGGTTTTAGGGGCTAAATCAGTATTGATGGGCTTTGGTCTTGATTCTGATGCGATCCACTCGCCAAACGAGCATTACGGATTGTTCAATTTCTATAAAGGAATTGAAAGTATCCCGTTGTTTTTTGAGAATTACTCAAAATAA
- a CDS encoding methylmalonyl-CoA mutase family protein has protein sequence MPHIDILPDWENLVKKQLKTEDIYAILKKENLEGITVKPFYSSVQKPLVNLPKVEENTHLVASYHESLEEDVFAFLLNENVEGLEEKAVFINNRELAEHISPEDLDQYFSLIDVFDEKEGVINEQLAKELLAKDFKRNIAVDISLHQNAGAAIYQQLGTALAKTKELAEVFGAEIFNKLIFRIAVGGNYFFEMAKIRAFKLVFNQLSKEYGLDDIPYIFAETSLRNKAVTDSENNLIRSTLELASAMIGGADAVFSTNYAVEKNTENSEEISFKQQIVLAYESIINVFEDASNGSYYIEDITQQIADKSWAFFIEIEDAGGYLTLLKQGIIQKKIYDHAVEEQQWVEEGKIKLIGVNLYPKLEVKKSIQDLYTEKDIKPVRWAEMFE, from the coding sequence ATGCCGCACATAGATATACTTCCAGACTGGGAAAATTTAGTAAAAAAACAACTTAAAACAGAAGATATTTACGCCATTCTGAAAAAAGAAAACTTAGAAGGCATCACTGTAAAACCTTTTTACAGCTCTGTTCAGAAACCTTTGGTGAATCTCCCTAAAGTTGAAGAAAATACCCATTTGGTTGCTTCCTATCATGAAAGTTTAGAAGAAGATGTTTTTGCTTTTCTTTTAAATGAAAATGTAGAAGGTCTTGAAGAAAAAGCTGTTTTTATCAATAATAGAGAATTAGCAGAACATATCAGCCCTGAGGATCTGGATCAGTATTTTTCATTGATCGATGTTTTTGATGAGAAAGAAGGGGTTATTAATGAGCAGCTTGCAAAAGAATTATTAGCAAAGGATTTCAAAAGAAATATAGCCGTTGATATTTCACTTCATCAAAATGCAGGAGCTGCAATCTATCAGCAGTTAGGCACTGCACTGGCAAAAACTAAAGAACTTGCAGAAGTTTTCGGAGCCGAAATATTTAATAAACTTATTTTCAGAATAGCAGTTGGAGGAAATTATTTCTTTGAAATGGCTAAAATAAGAGCGTTTAAACTTGTTTTTAACCAGTTGTCTAAAGAATATGGTTTAGATGATATTCCGTATATTTTTGCAGAAACGTCATTAAGAAATAAGGCTGTTACAGATAGTGAGAACAACCTTATCCGTTCTACTTTAGAATTAGCTTCCGCGATGATCGGCGGAGCAGATGCTGTTTTCAGTACCAATTATGCCGTTGAAAAGAATACGGAAAATTCAGAAGAAATATCGTTCAAACAGCAGATCGTTTTAGCGTATGAAAGTATTATTAATGTATTCGAAGATGCTTCCAACGGAAGTTATTATATAGAAGATATTACCCAGCAGATCGCAGACAAATCTTGGGCTTTCTTTATAGAGATTGAAGATGCAGGAGGATATTTAACGCTGTTAAAGCAGGGAATTATTCAGAAAAAGATCTATGACCACGCTGTAGAAGAGCAGCAGTGGGTTGAAGAAGGAAAAATAAAACTGATTGGAGTAAATCTTTATCCAAAATTAGAAGTTAAAAAATCAATTCAAGATTTATATACTGAAAAAGATATAAAACCTGTCCGATGGGCTGAAATGTTTGAATAA
- a CDS encoding SDR family oxidoreductase, whose protein sequence is MLENKVAYITGGTKGIGFGTAKILLENGIAVAFSGRNKEDVSKAEKELQQYSDKVLGIVSDVRSIESEAAAVRGTLEKFGRLDFVIANAGLGVFKPVDELTSEEWNSMIETNLTGAFYTLKASVEELKKTEGYYITVSSLAGANFFENGAGYNASKFGVVGFTQAAMIDLRKYNIKATTIMPGSVATNFNGNVVSEKDEWKIQPEDMGNLILDILKMNPRVLPSKIEFRASKPGK, encoded by the coding sequence ATGCTGGAAAATAAAGTGGCCTATATCACAGGCGGAACGAAAGGAATAGGCTTCGGAACCGCTAAAATATTACTTGAAAATGGAATTGCAGTAGCATTTTCGGGAAGAAACAAAGAAGATGTAAGCAAAGCTGAAAAAGAACTGCAGCAGTATTCAGATAAAGTATTGGGAATCGTTTCTGATGTAAGAAGTATAGAAAGTGAAGCAGCAGCAGTAAGAGGCACGCTGGAAAAATTTGGAAGACTAGACTTTGTTATTGCCAATGCAGGATTAGGGGTTTTTAAGCCCGTAGATGAGCTGACTTCAGAAGAGTGGAACTCTATGATAGAAACTAATTTAACAGGCGCTTTTTATACGTTGAAAGCATCTGTGGAAGAGCTGAAGAAAACAGAAGGATATTATATTACTGTTTCAAGTTTAGCCGGAGCTAATTTTTTCGAAAACGGAGCTGGGTATAATGCTTCAAAATTTGGAGTTGTCGGCTTTACCCAGGCGGCTATGATTGATTTAAGAAAATACAATATCAAAGCAACGACGATCATGCCGGGTTCAGTAGCAACCAATTTTAACGGGAATGTAGTTTCTGAAAAGGATGAATGGAAAATCCAGCCTGAAGATATGGGGAATCTGATATTGGATATTTTGAAAATGAATCCAAGAGTTTTACCAAGTAAAATAGAGTTTAGGGCTTCAAAACCAGGCAAGTAA
- a CDS encoding T9SS type A sorting domain-containing protein, which produces MKLKINSLVLGCVLCCSAVTAQESSLESSAKKWISENSRNLGIQNFSELKLNFVRKGNSGETLRFQQMIKDVPVFQSEIVVHFNKEGRITYTSTESVKKNVKEVSTVPSFPASEALKKAHTASKTKGEVMYEENKLFVYLTDSGDTKLAYRVLTNSHDNPGSWETIVDAQNGEIISVKDISIYHHERGDKEDPKKKTDKKSLETKKNLLITGSAYIYEPDPLSKAQVPYGGQYVDGNDATNASLDAARTLVTIPELELLAGVYKLKGTYVEIQNLEAPVTGLFTQDNNQFLFNRNDQGFEAVNAYWHLDHNLRYINLTLGIVCKPSQYGGVLRFDPHGLSGADNSHYIPSNQTLAFGEGGVDDAEDADVIIHELGHGVHDWMTNGSASQVQGLGEGSGDYWAQSYSRSLNQWPSSAPEYNWMFNWDGHNPFWSGRITNYTATYPSGLVGIIHTDGQIWASSLMRIYSRIGKEKTDRAFLEGLSLTSSSTNQQNAAIAVRQAAIDMLGQFGFNCNDISVITEEFTNTGYVLPAYSCQLSVNDVSKKETVSLYPNPASDILNVSIQSGREEKAVIYNMEGRKVLETILNKGKNEINVSNLSKGDYIITIKGIDFSGKFIKK; this is translated from the coding sequence ATGAAATTAAAAATTAATTCTTTGGTTCTTGGATGCGTTTTATGCTGTTCAGCGGTAACGGCCCAGGAATCTTCTTTAGAATCTTCTGCAAAAAAATGGATCAGCGAAAACTCTAGAAACTTAGGGATCCAAAACTTCAGCGAACTTAAATTAAATTTTGTAAGAAAAGGAAACTCCGGCGAGACGCTGCGCTTTCAGCAAATGATTAAAGATGTTCCTGTTTTTCAATCAGAAATTGTAGTACACTTTAATAAAGAGGGAAGAATAACCTACACATCGACAGAAAGCGTTAAAAAAAATGTTAAAGAAGTAAGTACTGTTCCTTCATTCCCAGCTTCAGAAGCCCTTAAAAAAGCACACACCGCTTCTAAAACAAAAGGAGAAGTGATGTACGAAGAAAATAAATTATTTGTATACCTTACAGACTCTGGTGATACCAAGTTAGCCTATAGAGTGCTTACTAATTCTCATGATAACCCAGGAAGCTGGGAAACTATAGTAGATGCACAGAATGGAGAAATAATCAGTGTTAAAGATATTTCGATTTATCATCATGAAAGAGGTGACAAAGAAGATCCTAAGAAGAAAACGGATAAAAAAAGCTTAGAGACAAAAAAAAATCTATTAATAACAGGCTCAGCCTATATTTATGAGCCGGATCCCCTTTCTAAAGCTCAAGTACCTTACGGAGGACAGTATGTTGACGGAAATGACGCAACTAATGCTAGCTTAGATGCTGCAAGAACTTTAGTTACAATTCCTGAGCTGGAGTTATTAGCCGGAGTCTATAAATTAAAAGGAACTTACGTAGAGATTCAAAATCTAGAAGCTCCTGTTACAGGGCTGTTTACTCAAGATAACAATCAATTTTTATTCAACAGAAATGACCAGGGATTTGAAGCAGTAAATGCATACTGGCATCTAGACCACAATCTTAGATATATCAATCTAACCCTAGGAATTGTCTGTAAACCTTCTCAATATGGAGGAGTACTGAGATTTGATCCCCATGGATTGAGCGGAGCCGATAATTCTCATTATATACCTTCAAATCAGACGTTAGCTTTTGGAGAAGGCGGTGTAGATGATGCTGAAGATGCAGATGTGATTATTCATGAATTAGGCCACGGCGTACATGACTGGATGACGAATGGAAGCGCCTCTCAGGTGCAGGGATTAGGAGAAGGATCGGGAGATTACTGGGCCCAGTCATACAGCAGAAGCCTGAACCAATGGCCTTCATCTGCCCCGGAATATAACTGGATGTTCAATTGGGACGGGCATAATCCATTTTGGAGCGGAAGAATTACCAATTACACAGCAACCTATCCTTCAGGATTAGTAGGGATTATCCACACAGACGGACAGATCTGGGCATCCTCACTGATGAGGATTTACAGCAGAATCGGTAAAGAAAAAACGGATAGAGCATTTTTGGAAGGACTTAGCTTAACAAGTTCAAGTACCAACCAGCAGAATGCCGCTATTGCCGTAAGACAGGCTGCAATTGATATGCTTGGACAGTTTGGATTTAACTGTAATGATATAAGCGTAATTACAGAAGAATTTACAAACACCGGTTATGTACTGCCGGCTTACAGCTGCCAGCTGAGTGTAAATGATGTATCTAAAAAAGAAACCGTTTCTTTATATCCAAACCCGGCTTCAGATATTTTAAATGTCTCAATACAGTCAGGCAGAGAAGAAAAAGCTGTAATTTATAATATGGAAGGAAGAAAAGTTTTGGAAACTATCCTGAATAAAGGGAAAAATGAAATCAATGTTTCCAATCTTTCGAAGGGAGATTATATAATAACAATAAAAGGAATAGATTTTTCCGGAAAATTCATAAAAAAATAA
- the udk gene encoding uridine kinase has translation MLVIGIAGGTGSGKTTVVEKILQQLDIEGMNILSQDNYYHDNQQLTLTEREALNYDHPKSIDFDLMIKHVKALKNNETIDQPIYSFVTHSRTGDHVTVEPKNVLVVEGILVLTNKELLKEFDLKVFVHADSDERLIRRIRRDTQERGRDLNEVLHRYQTTLKPMHQEFIEPSKNDADLIIPNMKQNSVAIDFLTTVIKNSLRKS, from the coding sequence ATGCTTGTAATAGGAATTGCTGGAGGTACAGGATCCGGCAAAACTACGGTTGTTGAGAAGATTCTTCAACAGCTTGATATCGAAGGAATGAACATCCTTTCTCAAGATAATTATTATCACGATAATCAACAACTTACCCTGACAGAAAGAGAGGCGCTGAATTACGACCACCCAAAGTCCATCGACTTTGACCTCATGATAAAACACGTAAAAGCGCTGAAGAATAATGAAACTATTGACCAGCCTATATACAGCTTTGTTACGCATTCCAGAACAGGAGACCACGTAACAGTAGAGCCTAAAAATGTATTAGTTGTAGAAGGAATTTTAGTTCTTACCAATAAAGAACTATTGAAAGAATTTGATTTGAAAGTTTTTGTTCATGCAGATTCTGACGAAAGATTAATTAGAAGGATCAGGCGGGATACACAGGAAAGAGGAAGAGATCTGAATGAGGTGCTGCACCGTTACCAGACTACTCTTAAACCGATGCATCAGGAATTTATTGAACCTTCTAAAAATGATGCGGATCTTATCATTCCCAATATGAAACAGAATTCCGTGGCGATTGATTTTTTAACAACGGTTATTAAAAATTCACTAAGAAAGTCATAA